In Paenibacillus sp. BIC5C1, a genomic segment contains:
- a CDS encoding TetR/AcrR family transcriptional regulator, with translation MDRRVVKTRKAITDAFIGLLEEQDFEQITINEIADRANVNRGTVYLHYTDKFDLLDQSIETYLQQLVESCMVESPTTPMTVREALLRTFRYLEQHAPVYTTLLTQKGIPAFRNRLMKLLIQGVEEQIDACGIHKGINREITVQFLACATAGLLEWWIMNSMPYPAEQIVEELMSLLELHLIVPSSIKMTGPTQKRHHVK, from the coding sequence ATGGACAGACGAGTTGTCAAAACAAGAAAAGCCATAACCGATGCCTTTATCGGGTTGTTAGAAGAGCAGGATTTCGAGCAAATTACGATTAATGAGATTGCTGATCGGGCCAATGTGAACCGTGGTACCGTCTATTTGCACTACACGGACAAGTTTGATCTGTTGGATCAAAGCATTGAGACGTATTTGCAGCAACTGGTGGAGAGCTGTATGGTGGAGAGTCCTACAACGCCTATGACTGTTAGGGAGGCGTTGCTCCGAACCTTCCGTTACCTGGAGCAGCACGCCCCTGTTTATACCACGCTATTAACCCAAAAAGGGATTCCTGCCTTTCGAAACCGGCTGATGAAACTTCTGATCCAGGGAGTGGAAGAGCAGATTGATGCATGCGGTATTCACAAGGGAATCAACAGGGAAATCACTGTGCAATTTCTTGCCTGTGCTACCGCTGGCCTGTTGGAATGGTGGATCATGAATTCCATGCCTTATCCAGCCGAACAGATTGTTGAAGAATTGATGTCTTTGCTGGAGCTTCATCTGATTGTTCCCTCTTCGATAAAGATGACCGGACCAACACAAAAACGCCATCACGTGAAGTGA
- a CDS encoding NPP1 family protein — MKKLVLLLLVSLLACIPFVTAVEAAVINHDQVVGFQEATPVTVTQIAAKRFQPYLKVYHGCVPFPAVDQQGNTNAGLQTSGSPNGNCSSSTGQVYSRSAWHNGVWAIMYAWYFPKDSPSSGLGHRHDWEGIVVWVDNPAAQNPQILSIAYSGHGQFTNVAPSNTNLNGTNPLISYNSTWPLNHELGVTGTVGGTQPLIGWDDLTSAARNALNTTDFGSANVPLNDSNFTNNLNNAWFR; from the coding sequence ATGAAAAAACTTGTATTATTGCTTTTGGTTTCGCTCTTGGCCTGTATTCCCTTTGTCACAGCCGTTGAAGCGGCGGTCATTAACCATGATCAGGTTGTCGGATTCCAGGAAGCAACTCCCGTCACAGTCACGCAAATAGCAGCCAAGCGTTTCCAACCCTACTTAAAAGTCTACCATGGATGTGTTCCATTCCCCGCCGTGGATCAACAGGGCAATACCAATGCAGGCTTGCAAACCTCCGGTTCACCTAATGGAAATTGCAGCTCAAGTACAGGCCAAGTCTACTCCCGTTCGGCATGGCATAATGGCGTATGGGCGATTATGTACGCATGGTACTTCCCGAAAGACTCCCCTTCCTCCGGCCTCGGCCATCGTCATGACTGGGAAGGCATCGTAGTATGGGTAGACAATCCCGCAGCACAAAATCCTCAAATCCTCTCCATCGCCTATTCAGGACATGGGCAGTTCACGAATGTTGCACCAAGTAACACGAACCTAAACGGTACTAATCCTTTGATTAGTTACAATAGTACCTGGCCTCTAAATCATGAGCTTGGTGTGACTGGAACCGTGGGTGGAACGCAGCCTTTGATCGGCTGGGATGATCTGACGTCTGCGGCACGCAATGCTCTGAATACGACCGATTTTGGCAGTGCCAATGTTCCGTTGAACGATAGTAATTTTACGAACAATTTAAACAATGCCTGGTTTAGATAA
- a CDS encoding DUF4395 domain-containing protein, translated as MREVPMRYVKANQIGIVLFVVLSFLFNQPLILGALWIIQVVGLASGGKLNLFVQIGKAVLTGKGTETQAVELQRFNNVLAILFLTLALVSFGLGWQVAGYIFSSMLLLAASAALLGYCVGCTVYFWYKQLRAGRKIGL; from the coding sequence ATGCGGGAAGTGCCTATGCGCTATGTCAAAGCAAACCAGATTGGGATTGTCCTATTTGTTGTTCTGTCATTTCTGTTCAATCAACCGTTAATTCTGGGAGCGTTATGGATCATCCAAGTTGTCGGTCTGGCATCTGGAGGCAAGCTTAATCTGTTTGTGCAGATTGGGAAGGCCGTGTTAACGGGAAAAGGGACAGAGACACAGGCAGTGGAACTGCAACGCTTCAACAATGTTCTGGCCATATTGTTTCTCACGCTGGCACTTGTCTCATTCGGCCTTGGTTGGCAGGTAGCAGGTTATATTTTCTCGTCGATGCTTCTCCTGGCTGCAAGTGCCGCATTGCTCGGTTACTGTGTGGGCTGCACCGTATATTTTTGGTATAAACAGCTCCGAGCGGGCAGAAAGATTGGCTTATAA
- a CDS encoding ketopantoate reductase family protein encodes MNILVYGAGVLGSQLAQVLVRGGNNVTLLARGKRAEELERDGIVIRHVFQFKTTIDPVRVTRTLEVNDNYDLIFVVMKYNDFPSVLPILAANQSRNIVIVGNNADARSMQIFLEENSKVEKKVAFGFQVSGGRRQEDRMLSIGGASGQMVIGGLDGEITFKSILDQAFEKTKYKLNYLNDIDAWLKSHIVPILMLNAVSFNEKREMIKLEGSRKQIQHMIGAMDEGFSVLEAMGITIIPEIQAKLIRKHQRMFYLLLKIYSMLPIYKLVAGSFGEIEALNDAFTDWKKATNTPTPHWDVLKKEYSDLK; translated from the coding sequence ATGAATATATTAGTATATGGCGCAGGTGTTCTGGGCAGTCAGTTGGCGCAGGTTCTGGTACGTGGGGGAAATAACGTTACCCTTCTGGCTAGAGGGAAACGGGCAGAGGAACTGGAGAGGGATGGTATTGTCATTCGTCATGTGTTTCAGTTTAAAACGACCATAGATCCAGTTCGGGTAACCCGTACGTTGGAAGTGAACGATAACTATGATCTTATTTTCGTGGTTATGAAGTATAACGATTTCCCATCGGTGCTGCCTATTTTGGCTGCCAATCAGAGCAGAAACATAGTGATCGTCGGCAATAACGCAGATGCACGTAGCATGCAAATCTTTTTGGAGGAAAATAGCAAGGTGGAGAAAAAGGTCGCCTTTGGTTTCCAGGTCAGCGGCGGGCGGAGGCAGGAAGACCGTATGTTATCCATTGGTGGAGCAAGCGGGCAAATGGTGATTGGTGGGCTGGACGGCGAGATTACCTTTAAATCCATACTGGATCAAGCTTTTGAGAAGACGAAATACAAATTGAATTACCTGAACGATATCGATGCCTGGCTGAAAAGCCATATTGTGCCCATTCTGATGCTTAATGCGGTGAGCTTTAATGAGAAGCGTGAGATGATCAAGCTGGAAGGAAGCAGAAAGCAAATTCAGCATATGATTGGGGCGATGGATGAGGGCTTTAGTGTGCTTGAGGCTATGGGCATAACAATTATACCGGAGATTCAGGCCAAACTGATTCGCAAACATCAACGGATGTTTTATCTTCTGTTGAAGATTTACAGTATGCTTCCGATCTATAAACTGGTTGCCGGTTCCTTTGGGGAGATCGAGGCTTTAAATGATGCATTTACCGATTGGAAAAAGGCTACTAACACGCCTACTCCTCATTGGGATGTGCTCAAAAAAGAATATTCTGATCTCAAATGA
- a CDS encoding diacylglycerol kinase — protein MKKARLIYNPTSGREEMKKRLADILQRLDQGGIEASCHATTGEGDATREAELAIERGYDMIIAAGGDGTLYEVINGMAERENRPPLGVFPLGTTNDFARALGIPRQWEDYVDLVINQQLRPLDLGKANDKYFINIAGGGSLTELTYEVPSRLKTMIGQLAYYMKGIEKMASLSPQELVIRAAGQEEIHDEFMLFLIANTNSVGGFEKLAPGATIDDGLFDVIGVRKCNLADMIRLVTLALRGEHLNDKKVVHFQTDYMEVTSPGYVQLNLDGELGGTLPATFKNLRHHLMLYR, from the coding sequence ATGAAAAAAGCTCGCTTGATATATAATCCGACCTCAGGCCGGGAAGAAATGAAGAAACGTCTGGCAGATATTTTGCAGCGTTTGGATCAAGGTGGTATTGAAGCCTCGTGTCACGCAACAACGGGTGAGGGAGATGCAACCCGGGAAGCGGAGCTGGCGATCGAACGCGGATATGACATGATTATTGCCGCTGGTGGCGACGGTACGTTATATGAGGTCATTAACGGTATGGCCGAGCGGGAGAATCGTCCTCCACTGGGTGTATTTCCTTTGGGAACGACGAATGATTTTGCGCGTGCGCTGGGTATTCCGAGACAGTGGGAAGATTACGTGGATCTGGTCATTAACCAGCAGCTTCGTCCGCTCGATCTGGGCAAGGCGAATGATAAATATTTTATCAATATCGCAGGCGGGGGTTCGTTAACCGAACTGACCTATGAGGTGCCAAGCCGTCTGAAAACGATGATTGGGCAGCTCGCCTACTATATGAAGGGTATTGAGAAAATGGCGAGCCTGTCTCCTCAGGAGCTGGTTATCCGTGCCGCGGGTCAGGAAGAAATTCATGATGAATTCATGCTGTTCCTCATTGCCAATACGAATTCTGTCGGGGGCTTCGAGAAGCTGGCTCCGGGTGCGACCATTGATGATGGCTTGTTCGATGTAATTGGTGTGCGCAAATGTAATCTGGCTGACATGATTCGCCTCGTAACCCTTGCGCTGCGTGGTGAACATCTGAATGACAAGAAAGTTGTTCATTTCCAAACGGATTATATGGAAGTAACATCGCCGGGCTATGTTCAGTTGAATTTGGATGGCGAGTTGGGCGGCACATTGCCTGCGACATTCAAGAATCTGCGTCATCACCTGATGTTGTATCGTTAA
- the rlmD gene encoding 23S rRNA (uracil(1939)-C(5))-methyltransferase RlmD — translation MNIYEERSECTLSNTNRSGRGKNRRNSAASQGQGNASASRQPSKSSRPSTRQQGKEVRLQGASLSAVRPKGRERESASIEGLPVSKNEETVIDIIGMNHDGEGVGRANGYTLFVQGALPGETVRVRVMKTKKQYGYAKLLEIVKASPDRVSAPCPIYDQCGGCQIQHMSYAGQLAWKRQLVVDNLQRIGKLNVLVEDEEGAEQQGIRVLPTMGMDEPWRYRNKAQVPIGAAEGGLVGGFYAKGSHRIIDMDTCLIQHEHNDEVVAKVKEIGSHFGISAYNEETGRGLLRHVVVKKAFRTGEMMLVLVTNGRDIPYKEDWIGSIREAIPHVASICQNVNKKQTNVIFGDETRVLWGRDVIYDYIGDVQFAISARSFYQVNPVQTEVLYGKTVEYAGLSGKETVIDAYCGIGTISLFLAQHADQVYGVEIVPEAIEDARSNALLNEIKNVKFEVGASEDVIPLWKEQGIEADVIVVDPPRKGCDPRLLDTILEMKPERVVYVSCNPSTLARDLRVLEDGGYRTVEVTPVDMFPHTVHVESVAMLVRS, via the coding sequence ATGAACATATATGAAGAAAGAAGTGAATGTACGTTGTCTAATACGAACCGCAGCGGTCGTGGAAAAAACCGCCGGAATTCGGCTGCCTCTCAGGGGCAAGGGAATGCTTCAGCATCCCGTCAGCCGAGCAAATCATCTCGTCCATCTACACGTCAGCAAGGGAAAGAGGTGCGGCTACAAGGCGCATCTCTTTCTGCCGTTCGTCCGAAGGGACGGGAACGTGAATCTGCATCAATCGAAGGACTTCCTGTCAGCAAAAATGAAGAGACTGTCATCGACATCATCGGTATGAACCATGACGGTGAAGGTGTCGGCCGTGCCAATGGATACACGTTGTTCGTGCAGGGCGCGCTCCCGGGTGAAACCGTCCGCGTACGCGTGATGAAGACCAAAAAGCAGTACGGCTACGCCAAACTGTTGGAGATCGTGAAGGCCAGCCCGGATCGTGTCTCCGCGCCTTGCCCGATCTACGATCAGTGCGGCGGATGCCAAATCCAGCATATGAGTTACGCCGGACAGCTTGCCTGGAAACGCCAGCTCGTAGTGGATAATTTGCAGCGGATCGGTAAGCTGAATGTGTTGGTGGAGGATGAAGAAGGTGCCGAGCAACAGGGCATTCGTGTGCTGCCTACCATGGGTATGGACGAGCCGTGGCGCTATCGCAACAAGGCACAGGTGCCTATCGGTGCAGCCGAGGGTGGTCTGGTAGGTGGTTTTTACGCTAAAGGAAGTCACCGGATCATCGACATGGACACCTGCCTTATTCAGCATGAGCACAATGACGAAGTGGTTGCGAAGGTTAAGGAGATCGGTAGCCATTTCGGGATTAGTGCATATAACGAAGAGACAGGCCGCGGTTTGCTGCGTCATGTGGTTGTGAAGAAGGCATTTCGTACAGGTGAGATGATGCTCGTTCTCGTCACGAATGGCCGCGACATCCCCTACAAGGAAGATTGGATTGGAAGTATCCGTGAAGCGATCCCGCATGTGGCAAGCATTTGCCAGAACGTGAACAAGAAACAGACCAACGTCATCTTTGGCGATGAAACCCGCGTCCTGTGGGGCCGTGATGTAATCTATGATTATATCGGTGATGTGCAGTTTGCCATCTCGGCCCGTTCGTTCTATCAGGTGAATCCGGTGCAGACAGAAGTACTTTATGGGAAGACGGTAGAGTACGCAGGACTGAGCGGTAAAGAGACGGTAATTGACGCCTATTGCGGCATCGGTACGATTTCTCTTTTCCTTGCGCAACATGCGGATCAGGTGTACGGGGTTGAGATTGTGCCCGAAGCGATCGAGGATGCGCGTAGCAATGCGCTGCTGAATGAGATAAAGAACGTGAAGTTCGAAGTCGGTGCATCGGAAGATGTCATCCCTCTTTGGAAAGAGCAAGGCATCGAAGCCGACGTCATCGTCGTAGATCCACCGCGTAAAGGTTGCGATCCACGTTTGCTGGATACGATTCTGGAAATGAAGCCGGAGCGAGTGGTGTATGTGAGCTGTAATCCGAGCACCTTGGCACGCGACCTGCGTGTACTGGAGGATGGCGGCTATCGGACGGTTGAGGTAACGCCGGTGGATATGTTCCCGCACACGGTCCACGTGGAGTCAGTGGCGATGTTGGTTAGAAGCTAA